A stretch of DNA from Variovorax paradoxus:
CGGTGCGCGGCGCCCCGACAGCATCCGCCGCATGGTGGCGCATGCGCGCGACCAGGGCTACGCGGCGCGCGACCCCACGTCCACCAGCCTCGATTCGCCCGACCGCTTCGGCGCGGTGTCGGTGCCGGTGCGGCTGGGCGATCAGGTGGTGGGTTGCCTCAGCTGCGCGTGGCTGCCGACGGTGAAGAGCGAGCGCGAGATCGTGACGGCGCACCTGGGCGACCTGCAGCAGGCCGCGCAGAGCATCGAGCGCCGGCTGCGACAGGACGGGCTCGGCCTGCCGCCCGCGAGCCCCTGAAGAAGAAGCGTCAGAACTCGGCCTCGAGCTCGTCGATCTCGTCGGGCTCCTGCAGCGCGGCGGCCACCCACTCCGTCATGGCGGGCAGTTCCATCACGCGCTTGCAGTACGCGGCGCAGGTGCTGTCGAGCGCCACGTCGTAGCTCAGGAAGCGCGTGACCACGGGCGCGTACATCGCGTCGGCCATGCCGGGCTGCTTGCCGAACAGGAAGGGGCCGCCGTAGGCCTTGAGGCACTCGCGCCAGATGGCGACGATGCGGTCGATGTCGCCCTGCGCGCGCGACCACACCTTGAAGTTCTTGAAGCGGGCCTTGATGTTCATCGGCAATGCGCCGCGCATTGAGGCAAAGCCCGAGTGCATCTCGCCGCAGATGGCGCGGCAGTGCGCGCGTGCCGCGGCGTCGGCGGGCAGCAGGCCGGCCTTCGGCTTGATCTCGTGCAGGTACTCGCCGATGGCCAGCGTGTCCCACACCTTGATGCCGCCGTGCTGCAGCGAGGGCACCAGCATCGACGACGACAGCAGCAGCATCTCGGCCTTCATGGCCGGATCGTCGGGCGGAATGACCTTCTCGCTGAAGTCCAGCCCCGCGAGCCTGCACATCAGCCAGCCGCGCAGCGACCACGCGCCGTAGTTCTTGCTGCTGATCGTGAGAACGGGTTTGGCCATCGCGACACTCCTTGGACGATGCCAAGTGTGTGCAAGCGCCGTGCCATGAGATGCAATGCTTGTTGGCCCACAACTTGCCTGCAACCGAAGCATGCTGTACCGCGCTTACCAGAACCAGACCGACCTGCTCTCGCCATGGCGACTCACCGCGCAGTACCTGGGCCGCGCACTCTGGCAGGACGACACCGATCGCACCGCGCTGCGGCGCATGGCCGCACGCTGCGAGGTCTTCTCGCGCATGCGGCTCACCCACACGCGGCCCGACTACGGCATCGACTCGGTCATGGTCGACGGCACTGAGGTGCCCGTGCATGAAGAGGTCGCGCTGGTTTCGCCGTTCGGCACCTTGCTGCACTTTCGCAAAGCGCACACCGATGCGGTGCACCCGCGCGTGCTGCTGGTCGCACCACTGTCGGGCCATTTCGCGACCTTGCTGCGCGAAACCGTGCGCACCCTGCTGCGCGACCACGACGTGTACCTGACCGACTGGCACAACGCGCGCGACGTGCCGCTGTGGCAGGGCGGCTTCGGGCTCGACGACTACACGCTGCAGCTGGTGCGCTTCGTCGAGGCCATGGGCCCGGGCGCGCATATGGTGGCCGTGTGCCAGCCCTGCGTGGCCGCGCTGGCCGCGACCGCGCTCATGGCGGAAGACGACCACCCGGCCACGCCGCGCAGCCTCACGCTGATGGCGGGGCCGGTCGACTGCCGCATCAACCCGACCGGCGTGAACGTGCTCGCAACCAGCAAGCCCATCGAGTGGTTCCGCCGCAACCTCATCAGCCATGTGCCGTGGCCGCATGCGGGCGCGATGCGGCGCGTGTACCCGGGATTTTTGCAGCTCACGGCCTTCATGAGCATGAACCCCGAGCGCCACAAGAAGCAGTTCGAGGACATGGAGCGCCTGCTCGTCGAAGGCGAGCTCGACAAGGCCCGCACCATCGCCGACTTCTACGACGAGTACCTGGCGGTGAACGACCTGCCGGCCGAGTTCTACCTGGAGACCGTCGAGCGCGTGTTCCAGACCTACGACCTGCCGCGCGGCGTGCTCACCGTGGGCGGGCGCACCGTGAACCCCGCGGCGATCCGGCGCACCGCACTGCTCACGGTGGAAGGCGAGCGTGACGACATCTGCGCGGTCGGCCAGACCGTGGCCGCGCAGGACCTGTGCACCGGCATCCGCCCGTACCTGAAAACGCACCACCTGCAGGCCGGCGTCGGGCACTACGGCGTGTTCAGCGGCAGCAAATGGAACACGCAGATCTACCCGCGCGTGCGCGAGACGATCCACGCGGCCGACGAACTCCACTGAACGCAACCCAATCTGGCAAAGACCGCGGGGGCTTTGGTTGCCCGAACGCCCCCGGCTTCCTACAATCGACCCTATGAACGTCATGGTTTTCATTGCCGGTTTCGATCGCACGGCGGCCTGCGCGGCCCCGGGCGATGCGCGCGTGCGCGCGCCCGCCGCAATGACGGCGAGGTCGCAGCAGACCCTCGCACATCCCTGAGCCCGGCGGTCAGCCTCCTTTTTTCTTCAGCGCACATCGACCGTCGGGCACCTGCCCCCCGCGGTCGCGCGCCCCGGCCCTGATCGACTGATCAGCCTGGGCGACGCACCACTTCCCCAGCGTCCGACCTTCTTTCCCGCCTTCGGCCCCGTGCCGCGTGGAAGAGCCTCGTCCGCTTCGTCGTCGTGTTTCGTCGTGAGGATTTCCCCGTGGTGGCTCTTGCCTGCTCCCCTTTTGTTTCTTCGCCCGCCTTGCCGCCCTGGCCCGCGTGGCTCTCGTTCGACGCGCTGCGCCGCCACTTCCTGCGCCCGGCCGAGCTGCGCATCGACGTCGACCCGAAGAAGGGTCGCCCGAGCGAGCCGCTGACACCCGTGTACGAGCGCATGCGCGCCATGGGCGACCGCGTGCAGGACCTGCCCGCGCTGCGCCTGGACGACCCCGACCTGCGCGCGCGCTTTCGCGAGGCCGACGGCGAGACCTACGTGTACATCGAGGACGTGCGCCACCAGCGGCTGGTCGGCTACACGGTGTTCAACCGCCTCATCGAACTCGACCGCCGCGCCGACCGCCACCTCCGCGCGCCGCATTCGCAGTACGACCCCGCCTACCAGCGGCGCGGGCTGGCCACGGCCGTGTACCGCTGGGCGCTCGGCAGCGGCATGTGCCTGATGAGCGGCGCGCGCCAGTCGCCGGGCGCGCATGCGCTGTGGCTGCGCCTGGGGCGCGACTACACGACGGGTTTTGTCGACCTGCGCGAGAAACGCCTGAGTTATCTCGGCAACGAGGTGGACGGCGACACGCTGTCGCAACTGCACACGCGCATGTTCATGCTCGGCGAAGGCTGGACGCTGGAACGCTTCAGCAGCGAAACGCGCATGGCGATGCTCGAAGCGGCCTAAGCCTGCGGCAGCCGCTCACGCAGGAACCCGATGAGCTCCTGCGCCGCCACATTGCGCATCGGCCCCGGCAGGTAGGCCAGCACCACGCGCCGCTCGATGCGTGGCGCCGACAGCGGCACCACGGCCAGCTCGGGGTCGCGCAGCGACGAGGTGTACAGCCGCGGCATCAGCCCCAGCGCCTGCCCGCTGCGCACCAGCGCGTAGAGCGTTTCGGAATAGCTCACGCGGTACGGCTGCGCGCCCTGCGCAAACTGCGCGCGCGCCGGGTCGCCCAGCGCCGGCATGCTGCCGCTTTCGAACAGTACGAGGCGCTCGCTGCCGATGGCCTCCCAGCGCGCCTCGCCGGCCGCGGCCAGTGCATGGTTGCGCCGCACCACCAGCACCAGCGGGTCGCGGAACAGGTCGATGCATGCCAGCCCGCCCGGCGGTTCGGTGATCGCGGCCACGGCCATGTCGAGCTGGCCGCTGCGCAGCTCGGCCAGCAGCACCGTGGAAGGCGCGTCGCGCCAGGCCAGCTCCACCTCGCCGCGCTGCTGCAGGAAGTCGGCCGCCGCCGCCGCGACGCGCGCGCTGGCCGAGGGGATCACGCCCACGCGCACGTAAGCCCGGCCGCGCTGCACCGTGCTTTCGATGTCGCGCAGCGCCACCTCGAAGGTGTGGACGAGAAAGTCGGTGCGCGCCAGCACCTCGGCGCCGACGGGCGTGAGTTCGAGCCGGTGGGTGGAGCGGGTCAGCAGCTCGGCGCCGAGCAGCTTTTCCATCTGCTTGATCGCGTTGCTCAGCGCGGGCTGCGTGATGGCGAGCCGGCGCGCCGCGCGTCCGAAGTGCCCTTCCTCGACCAGCACCGAGAAACACTGCAGCTGGCGCAGCGTGAGCGCACGCAGGGGCAAGGCGGCCATGGGCGTCCTGGTTATCGATTCAATGAATCAAATTATAGAAATTCAAAATTTTCCTTATGAGCACGCACTGCCTAGACTGCGCCGCATGACCCTTGCCGCGCCCACGCCCGCCTCCGCTCCTTTCGCGCTCGAAGCGATGCTGCGCGAGATTCCCAAGGTGGAGCTGCACTGCCACCTCTTCGGCACCGTGCGCCACGCCACCTTCCGCCAGCTCAACCAGCGCGCCGGCGCGCCGCTGGCCGACGCGGAAATCGACGGCTTCTACACGCGCGGCGAGAAGCCCGTGGGCGTGTTGCGCGTTCTGCGCGCACTCGACGCCCAGCTGGTGCGCAGCCCCGGCGACCTGTACCAGCTCACGCGCGAATACCTGCAGGACGCGGCCTCGCACCAGGTGCGCTACGCCGAGTTCTTCTGGAACCCGACCGGCACGGTGCACGGCTCGGGCATTGCGTACCCGCTCGCGCAGGGCGCCATCGTCCGCGCGATCCAGGACGCACAGCAGGAGTTCGGCATCACCGGGCGGCTCATCGCCGCCATCGACCGCGAAGCCAGTGCCGAAGCGGCCGTGGAGATGGTCGAGTGGGTCAAGGCCCACCGCTGCGACGAAGTGATCGGCATCGGCATCGACTACCGCGAGAACGACCGCCCGCCCGAGCTGTTCGCTCGTGCGTATGCCGATGCGAAGAAGGCCGGCCTCAAGACCACCGCGCACGCCGGCGAGTTCGGCATGCCCTGGACCAATGTGCGCACGGCGGTCGAGTTGCTGCAGGTCGACCGCATCGACCATGGCTACACGGTGGTCGACCAGCCCGACTTTGCGCGCCAGTGCGCCGAGCGCGGCGTGATCTTCACGGTCGTGCCGACCAACTCGTACTACCTGCGCACGCTGCCGCCCGAACGTTGGGCTATTGACCACCCCATCCGCCGCATGCCCGGCCTGGGCCTGCGCATCCATCCGAACACCGACGACCCGACGCTGCACCAGGTCACGCCCACGGGCGCCTGGCTGATGATGGTGCGCGACTTCGGCTTCGGCCTGGACGACCTGCGCGGCTTCATGCACAACGGCCTGGACGGTGCGTGGATCGACGACACGCAGCGCCGCCAGTGGCGCGCCGAATGGAGCGCCGCCTTCGACGCGCTGCGCGCCCGCCTGCCCTCCGAACCCACGCCTTCCGCCACTCCTTTCCCCGGATGAACCCCGCCATGACCACGAACCGCCGCCTGATCCTTGCTGCCGCCGCACTCTGCGCCGCCCTGCCCACGGGCGCCTTCGCCCAGCAGGCCTGGCCCGCTGCCAAGCCCCTCACGCTGATCGTTCCCTACACGGCCGGCGGCAGCGTGGACGTCAACGCCCGCCTCGTGGCGCAGCGTTTGGGCGAGCGGCTCAAGCAGTCGGTGGTGATCGAGAACGTGAGCGGCGCGGGCGGCGCCATCGGCGTGGCCAAGGCCGTGAACGCGGCGCCCGACGGCTACACGCTGGTGGTCGGCCCCGACAGCGCCATCGCCATCGGCCGGCTGGTCAACCCCTCGGCCTTCCGCTTCGATCCGCTCAAAGACCTGGCGCCCGTCGGCCTGCTCAACACCGCGCCGATGGTGCTGGTGGCGCGCCCCGGCCTCGACGTGCGCAGCTACGCCGACTTCGTGAAGCTCGCCAAGGCGCAACCGGGCCACTACAACTACGCCACCTCGGGCGTGGGCACCGTGCTGCAGCTGGCGATGGAACTGCTCAAGGAGCGCAGCGGCATCTTCGTGACGCACGTGCCCTACCGCGGCGGTGCGCAGATTGCCACCGACGTCATCGGTGACCAGGTCGACCTCGCGATGCTGGTGAGCACCAGCGCCATTCCGCATGTGAACGGCAAGCGCCTGAAGGCATTGGGCATCACCGGCAGCCAGCGCCTGCCGGCGCTGTCGCAGGTGCCCACCTTCAACGAGATGCCCGGCCTCAAGGGCTACGACATGGTGAGCTGGACCGGCATCTTCGCGCCCGCGAAAACGCCGCCGGCCGTGGTGGCGCGGCTCAACCAGGAACTGAATGCGGTGCTGCAGGAGGAAGGCGTGCGTGCCAAGCTGGCGGAGCAAGGCGCGTTGCCGGGCAGCGGAACGCCGGAGGCGTTCGGGAAGTTCGTGCAGTCGGAGTTCGCACGAAACAAGAAAATCGTCGAGACCGCCAACATCAAAGAGTAGCGGTCAATCGGCCGGCGGCTGACTGTAAGGCTCAGCCGGCCTTTTCGTTGCTCTCGTCTTCCGGCCAGTCGCGGATGTAGGCCTTGAGCATCTTGTTCTCGAAGTTCTGCGCGTCAACCACGGCCTTGGCCACGTCGTAGAAGCTGATCACGCCCATGAGCATGCGCTTGTCCATCACGGGCATGTAGCGCGCGTGACGCTCCAGCATGATGCGGCGGATTTCGTCGAGGTCGGTTTCCAGGGTGCAGGTGACCGGCGCATCGTCCATGGCCTTGCGCACCAGCGTGGTCCCGACCTGGCCGCCGTTTTTGACGACGGCCATGATCACTTCACGGAACGTGAGCATGCCGACCAGGTCGCCGTGCTCCATGACCACCAGCGAACCGATGTCCTTCTCCGCCATGGTCTGGGCGGCTTCCGCCAGCGGGTCGTCGGGCGTGATGGTGAAGAGCGTGTTGCCCTTGACGCGAAGAATGTCGCTGACTTTCATGGTGGTGCTCCTCTCGGGGATTCGTCGTTCTCGGCGTCGTGCCAATTTGAATATAGCCCACAATCGACGCCGACCCGAACGCCCCTGTCGCCTGTGCATGCATTGCACGCGTAACGGGGCATTGCGAAGAGACAACAGAAAGGCCTTCATGCCCGGTTATTCCGACCCCGGTTTCGACACCCTCGCGCTGCACGCCGGCGCCGCCCCCGACCCCACCACCGGTGCGCGGGCCGTTCCCATCCACCTGACGACTTCGTTCGTCTTCGAATCCAGCGACCACGCGGCTGCGCTCTTCAACCTGGAGCGCGCGGGCCACGTGTATTCGCGCATCAGCAACCCGACCAACGCGGTGCTGGAGCAGCGCGTGTCGGCGCTCGAAGGCGGCATCGGCGCCATTGCCACGGCCAGCGGCCAGGCCGCGCTGCACCTGTCGGTGGCCACGCTGATGGGCGCGGGCTCGCACATCGTCGCCAGCACCGCCTTGTATGGCGGCTCGCAGAACCTGCTGCACTACACGATGCGCCGCTTCGGCATCGACACCACCTTCGTGAAGCCCGGCGACCTCGATGGCTGGCGCGCCGCGGTGCGGCCCGAGACCAAGCTCTTCTTCGGCGAAACCGTGGGCAACCCGGGCCTCGATGTGCTCGACATTCCCGCCGTGAGCGACATCGCCCACGAAGCCGGCGTGCCGCTGCTGGTCGACTCCACGCTCACCTCGCCCTACCTCATCAAGCCCTTCGACTGGGGCGCCGACCTGGTCTACCACTCGGCCACCAAGTTCCTGTCGGGCCACGGCACCGTGATCGGCGGCGTGGTGGTCGACGGCGGCAGCTTCGACTGGGAGAAATCGGGCAAGTTCGCCGAGCTCACGCAGGCCTACGACGGCTTCCACAACATGGTGTTCAGCGAGGAAAGCACCGTCGGCGCCTTCCTGCTGCGCGCGCGCCGCGAAGGCCTGCGCGACTTTGGCGCGTCGATGAGCCCCCACACGGCGTGGCTCATCCTGCAGGGCATCGAGACGCTGCCGCTGCGCATGGAGCGCCACATCGACAACACGCAGAAGGTGGTCGAGTTCCTGGCCACGCACCCGTTCGTGTCGCGCGTGGGGCACCCGCTGATCGAATCGCACCCGAGCCACGCGCTCGCGCAGAAGCTGCTGCGCCACGGCGCGCGCGGCGCCGGCGCGGTGTTCAGCTTCGACATCAAGGGCAGCCGCGCGCAGGGCAAGGCCTTCATCGAGGCGCTCAAGCTGTTCAGCCACCTGGCCAACGTGGGCGACTGCCGCAGCCTGGTGATCCATCCGGCCAGCACCACGCACTTCCGCATGACCGACGAGGCGCTCGCGGGCGCGGGCATTTCGCAGGGCACGATCCGCCTGTCGATCGGCCTTGAAGACCCGGCCGACCTGATCGACGACCTGAAGCGCGCGCTGAAGGCCGCGGAAAAGGCGGGGGCCTGAGATGCACTACACCGTCAACGGCCACGCCACCTACTGCTACACCGCCGGCAAGCCCTTCGATGCGGCCAAGCCCACGGTGGTGTTCATCCACGGCGTGCTCAACGACCACAGCGTGTGGATTTTGCAAAGCCGCTGGTTCGCCAACCACGGCTGGAACGTGCTGGCGGTCGACCTGCCGGGCCACTGCAAGAGCGCCGGCGCGCCGCCGGCCAGCGTGGAAGACGCGGCGCAGTTCGTCATCGCGCTGCTCGACGCGGCGGGCGTGCAGAAGGCCGCGCTCATCGGCCACAGCTTCGGCTCGCTGATCGCGCTCGAAACCGCGGCGCGCGCGCCCGAGCGCATCACGCAGCTCGCGATGGTCGGCACGGCCTACCCGATGGTGGTGTCGCCCGCGCTGCTCGAAAGCTCGGTGAGCGACCCGCAGCGCGCCATTGCCATGGTCAACACCTTCTCGCACTCGCTGCTGGCGCCGCCGCCGTCGTCGCTCGGCCCAGGCACGTGGCTGTACGGCAGCTCGCGCGCGCTGATGCGCCGCGTGCTCGCGAGCAACCGCGAGGCCAATGTATTCCACATCGGCTTCAAGGCCTGCAACGACTACGCGAACGGCGAAGCCGCGATCGAGAAGGTGCAGTGCCCGGTGCTGTTCCTGCTCGGCGACGCCGACCAGATGACGCCGCCGCGCGCCACCAAGGCATTGGTGAGCAAGGCGCGCAATCCCAAGGTGGTGACGGTGCACGCCGGCCATGCGCTGATGAGCGAGGCGCCGGACGAGGTGCTGTTCGCGCTGCGCGACTTCGTCGCGGGCTGAAGAACGGCGAAGAACGCTGGGCGGTGTTTCAGCTGCCCAGCGCGTTGATGTCCGCCGGGTCGAGCAGCACCTTGCGCGCGCCTTTACGCGCCACCGTGAGCATCGCGCGGCCCACCTTCTCGGTGGTGGTCACGCGGTCGGGCCACCAGCGGTGGGCCAGCCCGAGCACGGGCTTGAGTACGACGATCGCGGCCTGGTACAGCGGCGTCTTAGAACGCACGCCGTGCAGCGGCTGGATCATCCCGGGCCGGAACATGTAGGACGCGCGAAACGGCAGGCGCATCAGCGCGTTCTCGGTCGCGCCCTTCACGCGCGCCCACATGCGTTCGCCGCGCTCGCTGCTGTCGGTGCCCGCGCCGGTCACGTAGGTGAAGGTCATGCCCGGGTTGAGGCGCGCCAGCACGGTGGCCGCGGCCATCGTCAGGTCGTAGGTGATGCGCTTGTACTCGGGCTCCTTCATGCCCACCGACGACACGCCCAGACAGAAGAAACAGGCATCGAAGCCCGTCAGCTGCGGCTCGATGGCGCGGTAGTCGTACATGTCGGTGTGCACCAGGTCCTGCAGCTTGGGATGCTGCTGCCCGGTGGCGCTGCGCCCCACGGCCACCACGCGTTCCACGTCGGGCGCCAGCAGGCACTCGCGCAGCACGCCCTGCCCCACCATGCCGGTGGCGCCAAAGATCAGGATGTTCATGGGAGGGAGGCTCCGAAGGGGTCAGACCGCGAAGGCCGCGGGCTTTTTCTCGAGCACGGCCAGCAGCAGGTCGACGTCGAGGCTGGAAGGTTGCGGCGGCTGCAGCGCGCCCAGCAGGCGCGACAGCGTCTCGATGTGCGGCAGCAGCGGGCCCAGAAAGCGCGTGCCGTCGGCACCCGCTACCAGCAGGGTCGGAAAGGTCTCGACGTCGAAGGCGTCGGCGATCTCGGCGTGGTCCTCGATGTCGACCCAGGCGAAGCGGAACTGCGGGTGCGCCTTCGCCAGCTCGGCCAGCAGCGGCCGGTAGTCGCGGCAGGTGCCGCACCATTCGGCGCAGAGGCAGACGACCCACAGCGCGTTGGCATCGGCGGAAGAAGCGGCGGGGACGGCGGGAACAGCGCTCAAAGTGGACACGGTGAAGGTGGGATGGCGAACCCGGGTGGTGCGTCCGCAGGCTCGTGGCTATTATCAACAAAGCCCCTGCGGG
This window harbors:
- a CDS encoding glutathione S-transferase, with the protein product MAKPVLTISSKNYGAWSLRGWLMCRLAGLDFSEKVIPPDDPAMKAEMLLLSSSMLVPSLQHGGIKVWDTLAIGEYLHEIKPKAGLLPADAAARAHCRAICGEMHSGFASMRGALPMNIKARFKNFKVWSRAQGDIDRIVAIWRECLKAYGGPFLFGKQPGMADAMYAPVVTRFLSYDVALDSTCAAYCKRVMELPAMTEWVAAALQEPDEIDELEAEF
- a CDS encoding polyhydroxyalkanoate depolymerase; translated protein: MLYRAYQNQTDLLSPWRLTAQYLGRALWQDDTDRTALRRMAARCEVFSRMRLTHTRPDYGIDSVMVDGTEVPVHEEVALVSPFGTLLHFRKAHTDAVHPRVLLVAPLSGHFATLLRETVRTLLRDHDVYLTDWHNARDVPLWQGGFGLDDYTLQLVRFVEAMGPGAHMVAVCQPCVAALAATALMAEDDHPATPRSLTLMAGPVDCRINPTGVNVLATSKPIEWFRRNLISHVPWPHAGAMRRVYPGFLQLTAFMSMNPERHKKQFEDMERLLVEGELDKARTIADFYDEYLAVNDLPAEFYLETVERVFQTYDLPRGVLTVGGRTVNPAAIRRTALLTVEGERDDICAVGQTVAAQDLCTGIRPYLKTHHLQAGVGHYGVFSGSKWNTQIYPRVRETIHAADELH
- a CDS encoding GNAT family N-acetyltransferase, giving the protein MPPWPAWLSFDALRRHFLRPAELRIDVDPKKGRPSEPLTPVYERMRAMGDRVQDLPALRLDDPDLRARFREADGETYVYIEDVRHQRLVGYTVFNRLIELDRRADRHLRAPHSQYDPAYQRRGLATAVYRWALGSGMCLMSGARQSPGAHALWLRLGRDYTTGFVDLREKRLSYLGNEVDGDTLSQLHTRMFMLGEGWTLERFSSETRMAMLEAA
- a CDS encoding LysR family transcriptional regulator; translation: MAALPLRALTLRQLQCFSVLVEEGHFGRAARRLAITQPALSNAIKQMEKLLGAELLTRSTHRLELTPVGAEVLARTDFLVHTFEVALRDIESTVQRGRAYVRVGVIPSASARVAAAAADFLQQRGEVELAWRDAPSTVLLAELRSGQLDMAVAAITEPPGGLACIDLFRDPLVLVVRRNHALAAAGEARWEAIGSERLVLFESGSMPALGDPARAQFAQGAQPYRVSYSETLYALVRSGQALGLMPRLYTSSLRDPELAVVPLSAPRIERRVVLAYLPGPMRNVAAQELIGFLRERLPQA
- a CDS encoding adenosine deaminase family protein — protein: MTLAAPTPASAPFALEAMLREIPKVELHCHLFGTVRHATFRQLNQRAGAPLADAEIDGFYTRGEKPVGVLRVLRALDAQLVRSPGDLYQLTREYLQDAASHQVRYAEFFWNPTGTVHGSGIAYPLAQGAIVRAIQDAQQEFGITGRLIAAIDREASAEAAVEMVEWVKAHRCDEVIGIGIDYRENDRPPELFARAYADAKKAGLKTTAHAGEFGMPWTNVRTAVELLQVDRIDHGYTVVDQPDFARQCAERGVIFTVVPTNSYYLRTLPPERWAIDHPIRRMPGLGLRIHPNTDDPTLHQVTPTGAWLMMVRDFGFGLDDLRGFMHNGLDGAWIDDTQRRQWRAEWSAAFDALRARLPSEPTPSATPFPG
- a CDS encoding Bug family tripartite tricarboxylate transporter substrate binding protein, producing MTTNRRLILAAAALCAALPTGAFAQQAWPAAKPLTLIVPYTAGGSVDVNARLVAQRLGERLKQSVVIENVSGAGGAIGVAKAVNAAPDGYTLVVGPDSAIAIGRLVNPSAFRFDPLKDLAPVGLLNTAPMVLVARPGLDVRSYADFVKLAKAQPGHYNYATSGVGTVLQLAMELLKERSGIFVTHVPYRGGAQIATDVIGDQVDLAMLVSTSAIPHVNGKRLKALGITGSQRLPALSQVPTFNEMPGLKGYDMVSWTGIFAPAKTPPAVVARLNQELNAVLQEEGVRAKLAEQGALPGSGTPEAFGKFVQSEFARNKKIVETANIKE
- a CDS encoding CBS domain-containing protein, which produces MKVSDILRVKGNTLFTITPDDPLAEAAQTMAEKDIGSLVVMEHGDLVGMLTFREVIMAVVKNGGQVGTTLVRKAMDDAPVTCTLETDLDEIRRIMLERHARYMPVMDKRMLMGVISFYDVAKAVVDAQNFENKMLKAYIRDWPEDESNEKAG
- a CDS encoding O-acetylhomoserine aminocarboxypropyltransferase, with the protein product MPGYSDPGFDTLALHAGAAPDPTTGARAVPIHLTTSFVFESSDHAAALFNLERAGHVYSRISNPTNAVLEQRVSALEGGIGAIATASGQAALHLSVATLMGAGSHIVASTALYGGSQNLLHYTMRRFGIDTTFVKPGDLDGWRAAVRPETKLFFGETVGNPGLDVLDIPAVSDIAHEAGVPLLVDSTLTSPYLIKPFDWGADLVYHSATKFLSGHGTVIGGVVVDGGSFDWEKSGKFAELTQAYDGFHNMVFSEESTVGAFLLRARREGLRDFGASMSPHTAWLILQGIETLPLRMERHIDNTQKVVEFLATHPFVSRVGHPLIESHPSHALAQKLLRHGARGAGAVFSFDIKGSRAQGKAFIEALKLFSHLANVGDCRSLVIHPASTTHFRMTDEALAGAGISQGTIRLSIGLEDPADLIDDLKRALKAAEKAGA
- a CDS encoding alpha/beta fold hydrolase, whose product is MHYTVNGHATYCYTAGKPFDAAKPTVVFIHGVLNDHSVWILQSRWFANHGWNVLAVDLPGHCKSAGAPPASVEDAAQFVIALLDAAGVQKAALIGHSFGSLIALETAARAPERITQLAMVGTAYPMVVSPALLESSVSDPQRAIAMVNTFSHSLLAPPPSSLGPGTWLYGSSRALMRRVLASNREANVFHIGFKACNDYANGEAAIEKVQCPVLFLLGDADQMTPPRATKALVSKARNPKVVTVHAGHALMSEAPDEVLFALRDFVAG
- a CDS encoding NAD-dependent epimerase/dehydratase family protein, which produces MNILIFGATGMVGQGVLRECLLAPDVERVVAVGRSATGQQHPKLQDLVHTDMYDYRAIEPQLTGFDACFFCLGVSSVGMKEPEYKRITYDLTMAAATVLARLNPGMTFTYVTGAGTDSSERGERMWARVKGATENALMRLPFRASYMFRPGMIQPLHGVRSKTPLYQAAIVVLKPVLGLAHRWWPDRVTTTEKVGRAMLTVARKGARKVLLDPADINALGS
- a CDS encoding thioredoxin family protein, with amino-acid sequence MSTLSAVPAVPAASSADANALWVVCLCAEWCGTCRDYRPLLAELAKAHPQFRFAWVDIEDHAEIADAFDVETFPTLLVAGADGTRFLGPLLPHIETLSRLLGALQPPQPSSLDVDLLLAVLEKKPAAFAV